taaaaaataatactaaaacaattcttaaaacaatacacaaattgaaagGGATAGGCCCGGGCTAAAAATCTTACCTAAGGCCCAActtgttttctaaacgggcctcatttttttgtttaagcccattttttgggcctatatttttgcccgaACCTCGTATATTTCGGGCGGGGATTAGGTCTAATACTCACCTCAATTTTTCTCAAAAACACTGTTCAAATGACAAAAATTTACTAGGACAATTTTGGATGTGTATTTTTAAAAACAAACCATAATAagtatttttaatgatattttattagggtaaattacactaacagtcactcaactttagggTAGCTAACAAAATAGTCACCcaggtttcatttcagtcacctgacttttgaaaaataacaaaacagtcactaacaTTATAAAAAAGTGAGAAAACAGTCACTGACTAACAATTTCCATTACTGTATTAACAGAATCGCtaatgtggcaagttaactagctgacgtggccagttaacttgccacgttggatgaaaaattgaaaaaaaaaacctgtaAAAAGCCCTTTAATagagaataagaagaagaagaagaagaaaaaaaagaaacagcAACAACAGAAGAAGAAGAGACTATTGAAGAGAAAGTTATAAGAATTATGGAGCCTGAAAAAGCTGCTTGTACCATGCCTTTGAGGCATCAAAAGCACTATCTGTTGAGTTTCAGACCAGGAAATAGAGATATGTGCTTTTGttggtattttttaaaatacactgGCATTTccattatttagaaaaaaaatacaaaaagctTTTGTTCTCGTTACTATTGTATTACACCCAATTACAAAGCCGAAGTTAATTACTTCATTGACCTTAGTATGTGCTAGAGTGACTGATACTCTGTTTTGCTTCATTGATCTCTCAAAGGTGATTGTATGAGGCAGCTAAGGTTCATTAGATTCCTTTTGAATGATAGCAAAATTAATGGATGTTCACAAGGACATGAATTCAACACCAGTTTATCTACTAATTCATTTTCATTAAGGAGACATCATCGTATCTTGTGGTGACAAGCAATATTGTTTTGGTATACTTAATTATATCTACTCTTTGTGTAAGATAATCCTAGCTAACAATATTTTCTACTACATGATATGCTGCGTTACTACTTTACTTCAGCTATGGTTTGTAATACAGGCTTCGACACTCTGCAGCTATCATCATCAACATCAGGTGCGATGATTCCATTTGTGGTTTGTTTACTTTGTATGTTATGAGATGCAATATCCTGAGCTGAAACTCCTCCATTTTGAAGCAGCTCTTGCAGTTCTTGCTTACTAATTATCAACTTAATTCTGACAACATTGGGACTTCTTACTTGGTCATCATTCACTTCTGGATTTGAAAACCTCACTTTCCTTTTTTTATGCTTTTTGGATGGTGATGGAAGAGGTATAAGGTAATACAACTGCCCTGAAATCAGCTTTGCATCAGGTTGAAGATGGTGAAAGCCTAAAAATGAATCCGACAGTGTATGACCAGAGAAGTTTGATAACACTTGTTCAACTTTGACGAGGGCTTGATATTCAAGGATTTTGCCATCAGGCTCCATAATTCCTATAACTTTCTCTTCAACAACTAAGCAATTCCCCATGGCTTTGTTGCTGACAATAACACgaaaaagaaaatattgttgAAGTTAAGTGAagaataataagaagaagaagttTCTCTTTAatagtttcttcttcttttgttgcTGCTGctaattcttcttctttttcttcttcttcttctatgtTAAAAggcttttttagggtttttttttaaatttttttatccaacgtggcaagttaactggccaggtcagctagttaacttgccacatcagcAGTTTTATTAAGACCGTAACGGAAACTGTTAGTAAGTGACTGTTTTGTTACTTTTTTATAAGGTTAATgtctgttttgttatttttcaaaagttggtgactaaaatgaaacttAAGTGACTATTTTGTTAGCTATCTTAAAGTTAAGTGACTGTTGGTGAATTtaccctttttattattatataactatcaagtaattaaaattttgtgtaaaaagtgtatataaatttctttttaaattttattttataatttgacaACAAGAAAATCAACCTAACTCGAAGCACTGGTGTAACCATACTAGTTTTCCAGGAGTGTTTtatatgtaaaaagaaaaaaaaaaaaaaggatgtgTTTTCTCCGCAGCGGCAGTTGCTATATCTACATCTGCTCGTGTTGCGTGTAGAACGGTAGATCACAGTTCATTTCAATTTTAAGCAACCATGGCGGTAAGCTCTTCTACCACACGTTCTGTTTTTTTTCTAGTACAGAAAAAAGAAACGATAACAAGTACTTTACTTTTCTTATAGGACTCTTCAGGGACGACGCTTATGGATCTGATAACGGCAGATCCTGCGCCTGTTCCAGCGGCAGCATCCACAGTGTCTTCTTCATCTGCATCATCGACGACAGCGGCAGCATCTCCTGCTGCCACGCAGCAACAGTATGTGTCGACCAAGACCGCGTTGGGGGAGAAAAAGTCCAAGAGAGCGGCTCTGATGCAGATCCAAAATGATACCATTTCTGTGGCTAAGGCAGCTCTCAACCCCGTCCGTACTAACATTATTTCTCATCAGAAGCAGAAGCAGAAGAAGGTAAGTCAACTCTCTTATCTTCTTTCAATCTCGATCATTCTTAATTAAGGTTCTGAATTGATCTATTTTTCGTAAGTTCCCCCCTCCCAATCTTATTTTTAAATCTGGCTATCGTAGACTTCGAGGTGGCGATAAGTTAGTTTTAAAGCTAGGGTTTATTGTTAAATTCTATTTCTCGTGTTTAGTCAATTTGTATCTGATTTTCAGCCTGTATCATACGCGCAACTTGCGAGGAGTATTCATGAACTAGCTGCTACTTCTGATCAAGTAAATATTGGCTGctttttcttttggattttcttgtCTTTGTTTATTTTGGAGATTCTCTCAGTAATACATTTGTTTTTTCCTCTCATAATTTGGAGAATAGAAAAGTTCTCAGAAGCAACTGGTGCATCATGTGTTTCCCAAACTTGCTGTGTACAATTCTGTTGACCCTTCTTTGGCACCATCTCTTCTCATGGTATGTGTTACTTTTATCTTCTATTCTCTAGTGCTTGTCTAATCCTCTTGGACATTTTAATCAACATTGTTGGAATCTGTTACAATGAGGGTTTGTCTCTTgattaatttctttttcatcataCAGCTTGATCAACAATGCGAGGATAGGACAGTCCTTCGTTATGTGTATTATTACTTGGCAAGAATTTTAGCAGATACTGGTTCCCAGGGTTTAAATCCAGGTGGTGGGATCCCCACACCCAACTGGGATGCTTTGGCTGACATTGATGCTGTTGGAGGGGTGACAAGAGCTGATGTTGTACCACGGATTGTTAATCAGCTTACCACAGAGGCCACAAACACTGATGTTGAATGTAAATATGATATTTTCTTAGTTTAGCTCATTATGTGCTTTTGCTTCttcaaaatttatattgtttaaatccttgatattatattttgtttgttcGTGGTGAAATTCCTggttgatttttctttaaaaatgtcAGAAGAACAGATGATCTTCTTGCTTTATTGACCATTTTTATTGTTTCTTTCTGTTATAACTTGTTTTTCTGCAAGTTAACCAGTTGTTTTCATGCTGAAATTAGTAGCggtaaattttttttgtcttcCTTATGTTTGACTTTTATTTCTACCACTTTTGAAGTTCATGCAAGAAGACTGCAAGCTCTAAAGGCTCTTACTTATTCTCCTTCGAGCAACATTGAGATTTTGTCCAGATTGTACGAAATTGTCTTTGGCATTCTTGACAAGGTGCGTCCACTGGTTTCTGCATGAACAATGCATCAGCATAATACTGcactatttatttttatatacgcCAGGCATGGACATTTGAATTCCCTTAGAAAATTGAAATTTCTGTTGTTGGTCAAAAGATAAGAGGGGTGAGTTTTAGGGTTGCTGACCTGCAATGATTGATCACATTATTGCTTTGAGCTATGTGCTGCATGGAAAAAGGATCTGTTATATGTGTTGGTTGGCTGTAAGATTTGGGATGGGGGCTGATAACTACTTGATTGTAAGAATGCCAGTAATCAACTTTTGGAGATGCGAACTTGGTTTTGGTCTGATTTCAAATGCAACAATTGTGAGGTCAAGAGAGCTATTATTCTGATTCAGTCAGTGATGTTTGTTTTTCTTTAACTCTTAATATGTTACGAAGGTATTTTATTTTGCTTTCCTATGAATTTAAATcatctaattaataatccatatgAAATTGAATAGAGATGGTCACTTCACCCTTGCtcttttcttaaaataaacatatGAAGAATTTTATGCGGGGAGACATCTTTGTCCCAAGGGAAGTAATAGCACGTCATGTATGAGTTTATTGTCCTATTTTGGTCCATGCATGCCCTCCACATAgcagttttatctttatttttggcCAATCAGAAACATAATTTATTCCTTTCAACCAAGGTGCATTTGGCTAATACGAAATCATTATCATAAAGCATTATGTTGTTTCTATTTCTAAAGTTTGAACGTGAGCAATTTTTGCAGCGTGGTTATAACaataaatttttcctttttttttttaattatagaaaataCTATTTTTATTCTCATGTTTCAAAAGACATTTTCTCTTCATAACCACCAAGTGCCTTTatcctttttttgttttctacGGAACTGATGACTTCCAAGGTGACACTCTGCCACTGGGTTATATCCCTTTCCTGCTCTCTTCAAGAAATAAACTAATCCTAAATCAAAGGATGAAGACCCTTTTGGTCCACACATTGCTAAGACTGTTTGGGGGAAATTTCTCGATCCAAGCTAACTATTGgaagatttgaaatgaaaggaagtCTCACAAAATTATACTGAGCAATATTTTGctggaaataaaggaaaatatgatAAGTTTTGAAATATATCTTTTTCATTAGCTAAATAATTTTGACAAGTGTTAACCTTAGGTATGTATGCTTTAACACAAGAGAATTGGGTGGTAGTAAAGAATCTAAGGTTTATTGAGCAATGGTTAAATTTAATGATTTACTATTTCCTTTTTAAGTGATTGATGTTACACCTTTTTTCTTTGTCAACATGAACTATAGCACTTTTTATGCACCTTTGCTTGTTTGAAGGATGTGGGTTAGGTGCCAATGGCAACCACCTCATTGAGGCACCTTTATTAGAGGTGTCTGCCAGGAGTTTTTATTTATTCTTGTTAGGATGTGAAGCCAAGGCTAGCCTAAGTGCATGGAGATttaacaaaacatgaaattaaacaaGCTAGAGTTTATGTGTGAACTTGAATCATGATGTTGTCTTTGATCTGTAATTGTTTTGAAATGAAACTGTGCTGAAGGCTTAGACATGATACTGCGGTGATTGAATTTTAATGACCTAGATTAGGTGCTACTATTTTTTGTAGGAATGTTCATAATATATTTTCCTTTCCGTACAGTCTTTATCATGTTTCTTAATTTGAGGCTTTTGAATTATATTGTTTGCTCTGTGGAAGATGTAATTTTTCTTGCTTTTTTTATATCTGAAAATATTTAACCCCTTTTCATTTGCTTTTTAGGctaatttatttactttctaaatggttctataaacttttattttcttctttaggTTGGCGATGTCCCGCAAAAGCGTAAAAAAGGCATTTTTGGTGCTAAAGGTGGTGATAAAGAGGTAAGAATATCTTCTTGTGGTTGTGGTTAGTGCTAAAATTTTGGAATGATTCTTGTGAATGATGCACTTTGCTATATTTTGTTCCAAGTGATGATCTTGCATCGCTAGCTTGCCTTTGCCTGTATCCTTTGTTGCTACATGTTTGTTGTAGTTTTTGCATGATGGTGACGTTAATGTTTAGATTCACGAGCCTTTACTAGTTGCATTCTCTAACCCTTTGATTGGATTTTGATAGAATGAGAGAGAATTGTAGAAGCCATATTTCGGTCACAAAATGGTGCCATATTTCAGCCTAGGCTGGGCCTTGGTAGATACAAAAATACTTATTGTATATTCGTTTTAGCTCTTATACTAATTCTAGTGGCATTATAAACCCTGGGTTGAGGAGGGTTATTGAGTTTGCCTTCATTAAATGATTTGTGTTTTCTGTACCTTTCTCTCTTGGTATGCTGTTCTCATTGTTGGAATTCCTTAAATTAAGCAGATTTTCTACCTTAGTTCTAGGAATTTCCTTGTACTATTAGCcataatcaaattactaatttttagggataggctaatttctagagattatttcctttttatttttcctgctattcTTTAAAAGACTGTAGTCAGATTAGAAGAAATAAGAATAATTCTTCTTCCTAAATTTGTATATGGTATCAAGAGCATCAGGAATTCAGTAGATCCtgctctttcttctcttttcttgttcTGTTTTCTCTGTTAGAAACCCTACTCCCATGGGTGACACCGAAAATTCCTATGAGACTCTTCATAAACTTCGGCTAACCAAAACTCAACTTGAGGCTCTTCATAAACTACTCGGGACTCCTACAGCCAGTGGGTCACTAGCTATTCACGGTACTGCTTTAAATACTACACACGAACCTATCACAACTTCCTGGATACTAGACTCAGGTGCATCCGACCACATGACAGGTAATCTAAGTTTGTTTCACACCTATTTACCTTGTCATGATCACTCTCGGATTCGCATAGCTGATGGATCTTACTCGTTCGTGGCTGGAATGGGGACAGTTAGACTTACTGAAAATTTTTCCCTTGATAAAGTTTTACATGTTCCAAATCTTTCCTATAATTTACTCTCAATTAGCAAGCTTACCAAGGATGAAAAAGTACTTGTTGAATTTTCTGCTTTAGGTTGTGTGGTTCAGGAAAAAGAATCGGGGAAGATGATTGGCactgctaaagttgatgatggctTATATGTTTGGAACAAAAACAGTTCACAAGAAGGGATGGCCTTATCTACATCAAAAGAAGATTCTATCATGCTATGGCACCGTAGACTAGGACACCCAAATTTCATGTACTTGAAGAAATTGTTTCCTCTACTatttctaaataagaaaataagttcaTTGAACTGTGAGTTTGCCAACTGTCTAAACACACTCGTGTCCCTTATCCTTTGAAACCTTATGTTCAATCTCAACCTTTCTCTTTAATCCACAGTGACCTATGGGGAGCCAGTCGAGTAAAAAACATCACAGGGGCTAGGTGGTTCATAACTTTCATTGATGACCACACTAGAGTTTGTTGGATCTATCTCCTCAAAGAAAAATCCGAAGTCTCTAGagtcttcaaaaattttcattcaatgatTCGAACCCAGTTCAATTCAAATATTCACACCCTTAGAACTGATAATGGGAGAGAGTACTTTAATTCTATCCTAAGTCCTTATCTTTCTGAGCAAGGAATCATACATCAAAGTTCTTGTCCTGACACCCCTCAACAAAACGGGGTTTTCGAGAGGAAAAATAGACACCTTGTAGCTGTGGCTCGTGCTCTTATGTTTACTATGGGTGTACCAAAGTATTTATGGGGAGAAGCTGTCCTCACTGCTTGTTATCTTATAAACCGACTCCCATCTAAGGTATTAAACTTTCAAACACCTTTACATACTCTTCAAAAAAGTTTTCCCTTGTTTCGTGTTCCTAATCTCCCAACCAAAACATTTGGTTGCAAAGCATTTGTCCACAACCATCAACCTAACCGATCTAAACTTGATCCTAGAGCCCACACTTGTGTCTTTATTGGTTACTCGCCTACACAAAAAGGGTACAAGTGCTACTCTCCAACCTTACACCGGATGTTTGTGTCCCTTGATGTTACTTTCTTCGAAAATGAGCCATATTTTTCAGCCTctcatcttcagggggagatACTTAGTGAAGATGAGACCTTGAGCAATCTTCTCATTATACCTCAAGGCTCTATCAGCCCTACCACCACTACAAAACCTGCTGAAAATCCTACAGCCACTGTTATTCCTGTTTTGGAACCTGTTTTTCCTATCTTCACTGTTCAGCAACAAGAAACAAGGGTGATTAACCATACTAATGAAGAAAAACAGCCTACTCATTctgaaaaacaacaagaaaaaacTCGGGGGCTTCGTGTATACTCTCGGAGACATCAGCTGCCTGAGACAGAAACAGCAGTGCCAATGCCATCTTTACCCGAGGACTGTCTTGAGGAAGAAGTTTCACCTCCTTCATCTTCCATCTATCTTCCAATTGCAGTAAGAAAGGGCACTAGGAGCTGCACTCAACATCCCATTTCTCGGTTTGTATCCTATGGAAACTTGTCTAAATCCTACAATGCCTTTGTTTCTAATGTTGACTCTATAGAAACTCCAAAAAACATAGAAGAGGCTCTTAAGTCAACCAAATGGAGGCAAGCTGTGTTGGAAGAAATAAAGGCTCTTGAAGACAATGGAACTTGGGAAATATCTAAACTACCTACTGGGAAGAAGACCGTGGGTTGTAAGTGGATTTTCACCACAAAATTTAAACCAGATGGGAGCATTGATCGATACAAGGCTAGACTTGTGGCCAGGGGTTTCACTCAAACATATGGGTTGGACTATGAGGAAACCTTTGCACCGGTGGCCAAATTGAATACTATTCGAGTGCTTCTCTCAGTTGCTGTCAACTTAGAATGGCCTTTGATCCAATTGGATGTAAAGAACGCTTTTCTCAATGGAGAATTAAACGAAGAAGTCTACATGGATTTTCCGCCTGGATTCGAAGGAAGCAAGGGCCAAGTATGCAAGTTGAAGAAGTCCTTGTATGGACTAAAGCAATCCCCTAGGGCTTGGTTTAATCATTTTGCCAAAGCCATGACTAGTAGACATTATACTTAAGGTCAAGCTGATCACACCTTATTCTACAAACACTCGGATAATGGGAAGTGCTATATTCTCATTGTctatgtagatgacataatattAACAGGGGATGATTCTATTGAAATTGAAAGACTAAAAGAGTTCTTAAGTCTTGAGTTTCAACTTAAAGACTTGGGGAATCTTCGATATTTTCTAGGAATGGAGATAGCAAGGTCAAAGGTAGGTATTTCAATCTCTCAAAGAAAGTATGTTCTTGATCTACTTTCTGAAGTTGGACTGTTGGGTTGCAAACTAGCCGAGACTCCTATGGAACCCAACCTTAAATTAGGAACTGATAAGGATGGAGAAGAGGTAGACAGGAGGAGATATCAACG
The sequence above is drawn from the Gossypium hirsutum isolate 1008001.06 chromosome A05, Gossypium_hirsutum_v2.1, whole genome shotgun sequence genome and encodes:
- the LOC107902884 gene encoding uncharacterized protein codes for the protein MGNCLVVEEKVIGIMEPDGKILEYQALVKVEQVLSNFSGHTLSDSFLGFHHLQPDAKLISGQLYYLIPLPSPSKKHKKRKVRFSNPEVNDDQVRSPNVVRIKLIISKQELQELLQNGGVSAQDIASHNIQSKQTTNGIIAPDVDDDSCRVSKPVLQTIAEVK